The genomic region TCAGGAGAAACGTCTCGGTACCGCGGCTGGCGATCGGCTGCGCCAACTCGTCGAGCAGGCGGGTGCGCGCCACGCGGGCGGCACATCGGTGCAGGGAATCGAGCGCAGAGGTGACCGGCTGGTGGTCAGTGTGAGCGACGGCGTCGCGATCGACTGCGAGTTGGTGCTCGCCGCCACCGGTGTGCACCCGCAGTCCGGCCTCGCAACGTCAACGGGGCTGAAGGTCGACGACGACGGCCGGATCGTCGTCGACGCCGGCGCCCGCTCGTCGGCGCCGGACGTGTATGCCGCCGGGGACGTCGCGCTGATGGGGAACGATGCGGCGGGCCGTCACATCGCGGTCGAACACTGGCAGGACGCCGAGGATCAGGGTGCGATCGCGGGGACCAATGCGGCCGGCGGGCGGCAGCGCTGGGCGGGTGTGCCGGGCTTCTGGTCCACCATCGGCGACGCGACCATCAAGTACCACGCCTGGGGCGACGGGTACACCGCAGAACGCCTCGTCGAGCGCCACGACGGGTTCGCCGTCTGGTACGTGCGGGGCGGAGCCGCGGTGGGCGTCCTCACCTGCAATTCCGACGACGAGTACGACGAGGGTGAGGAGCTCATCCGGGTGGGCAAGCCGCCGCCGCTGGCTGTGCCGTGATTGTCGCGGTGCTCGACGTTTGAAATGCGGCGCAGCGGGTACCTTCCGCTATCACGGCGAGGACGGGAGGCTCATGCGTACCGAATTCCATGCCGA from Mycolicibacterium sp. YH-1 harbors:
- a CDS encoding NAD(P)/FAD-dependent oxidoreductase, giving the protein MPVPGLIVIGSGPAGVAAAAAFRDGDPDTPILLISADQDPPYARPPLSKDYLRGDTDDVALHEPSWYADRTIQLSLGRHVDAIDPDAHRVMIDGAPREYTALVLATGAAPAPLPVPGGEHALSLRSLADARRLRQSARSAKSAVVIGSGFIGCEAAASLAMQDIPVTMIAPERIPQEKRLGTAAGDRLRQLVEQAGARHAGGTSVQGIERRGDRLVVSVSDGVAIDCELVLAATGVHPQSGLATSTGLKVDDDGRIVVDAGARSSAPDVYAAGDVALMGNDAAGRHIAVEHWQDAEDQGAIAGTNAAGGRQRWAGVPGFWSTIGDATIKYHAWGDGYTAERLVERHDGFAVWYVRGGAAVGVLTCNSDDEYDEGEELIRVGKPPPLAVP